A portion of the Flavobacteriales bacterium genome contains these proteins:
- a CDS encoding NAD(P)H-dependent oxidoreductase has product MKNIVIINGHPDPESFCHALAQEYQKGAQSTDANCELVNLSQLAFSPILKYGYRKRTELEPDLKHTWDLILAADHLVFVYPNWWGTYPALLKGFIDRLFLPGFAFEYQERSPFPKQLLTGKTARIIVTTDTPAWYYALVYRSPGHHSMKKSILGFCGIKRVKISTFGAIRNSTSAQRKSWLSKVEQLGRKQR; this is encoded by the coding sequence ATGAAAAATATAGTCATTATCAATGGCCACCCAGACCCAGAAAGTTTTTGTCATGCACTTGCTCAAGAATATCAAAAAGGAGCTCAATCAACTGATGCTAACTGTGAATTGGTTAATTTAAGTCAATTAGCGTTTTCTCCTATTTTAAAATATGGATATCGAAAACGTACAGAATTGGAGCCTGATTTAAAACACACCTGGGATTTAATCCTTGCAGCAGATCATTTAGTTTTTGTTTATCCCAATTGGTGGGGAACATATCCAGCATTATTAAAAGGGTTTATCGATCGGTTATTTTTACCTGGTTTTGCTTTTGAATATCAAGAAAGATCTCCTTTCCCAAAGCAATTGTTGACAGGAAAGACGGCAAGAATTATCGTTACAACAGACACCCCAGCCTGGTATTATGCATTGGTTTATCGAAGTCCAGGGCATCATTCCATGAAAAAATCTATTTTGGGTTTTTGTGGAATCAAACGGGTTAAAATTTCAACTTTTGGAGCCATTAGAAATTCTACATCTGCTCAAAGAAAATCATGGTTGTCAAAAGTTGAACAATTAGGAAGAAAGCAACGATAA
- a CDS encoding sulfurtransferase: protein MDNVVSTKWLSEHLNDSNLVILDASQANNKTKLSPQNPSLKIKGALGFSLKTFSDLSSPFPNTIPSPNHFEKEARQLGIHQDSIIVVYDNLGIYTSPRVWWLFKAMGHQNVAVLNGGLDAWIHEELPTESIELNNSRKAGNFSAHFNPDIVRNFKEVKANLDHQNELVIDARSHDRFYSLVPEPRKGLRSGTIPHSLNLPYTKVLKNGYFADLKTIKKIFSSLQLPSDKPMVFSCGSGITACILYLAYQQIAATTPLAIYDGSWTEWGQKF, encoded by the coding sequence ATGGATAATGTTGTTTCAACAAAATGGTTATCTGAACACCTCAATGACTCCAATTTAGTTATTTTAGATGCTAGCCAAGCAAACAATAAAACAAAACTTAGCCCACAAAATCCCTCATTAAAAATTAAAGGTGCTCTTGGTTTTTCTTTAAAAACTTTTAGCGATTTATCGAGCCCATTTCCCAATACCATTCCCTCTCCCAATCACTTTGAAAAAGAAGCTCGTCAATTAGGTATTCATCAGGATAGTATCATTGTGGTATACGACAACCTTGGTATCTATACCTCTCCTAGAGTTTGGTGGTTATTTAAAGCAATGGGGCATCAAAATGTGGCGGTTCTAAATGGAGGTTTGGATGCGTGGATTCATGAAGAGTTACCTACAGAATCCATCGAATTAAACAATTCGAGAAAGGCAGGGAATTTTTCAGCTCATTTTAACCCTGATATTGTTCGAAACTTTAAAGAAGTAAAAGCAAACTTAGACCATCAAAACGAATTAGTGATTGATGCTAGATCACATGACCGTTTTTACTCTTTAGTTCCAGAGCCAAGAAAAGGATTAAGAAGTGGTACTATTCCCCATTCTTTAAATCTCCCCTATACTAAAGTACTTAAAAATGGATATTTCGCTGATCTTAAAACAATCAAAAAGATATTCAGCTCACTACAACTTCCTTCTGATAAACCGATGGTTTTTTCATGTGGTTCGGGAATTACCGCTTGTATTTTATACTTGGCATATCAACAAATTGCAGCAACAACTCCTCTGGCTATTTATGATGGCTCCTGGACGGAATGGGGACAAAAATTTTAA
- a CDS encoding cobalamin biosynthesis protein CbiX: MKNLIIMAVLGLFAVGCGTKETDKTTEQGEPKIGVLIVNHGSVAESWRKMLLEVEEHVEDELLAHKKITDVRTAFMEYTEPSIASRMKEFDEEGYDEVVIVPVFLTVSSHYSHDIPVIVGLSSDAKIKAELAKEKIDVYRAKAKVSITPPLDYTSILKKNIARRVNALSKNPQNEGVLLVAYGDEQYNQQWEEMVDAIGKYLKVKTKHEDIAYSWCGHLVRYSTAPTKDGITQLLEYNDNVIVIPVLIANDPYFQNDIIQKAVDEVKTGENVLYVQDAILPDANVDNWVKEIAIETVESL; this comes from the coding sequence ATGAAAAACTTAATAATAATGGCAGTCTTAGGACTTTTTGCAGTTGGCTGCGGTACGAAAGAAACGGATAAAACAACCGAACAAGGGGAACCCAAAATAGGAGTGTTGATCGTTAATCATGGTTCTGTTGCTGAATCATGGAGAAAGATGTTGCTTGAAGTGGAGGAACATGTTGAGGATGAGTTATTGGCTCACAAAAAAATTACAGATGTAAGAACAGCGTTTATGGAATATACGGAGCCGTCTATTGCATCACGTATGAAAGAGTTTGATGAAGAAGGGTATGATGAGGTTGTTATTGTACCAGTTTTTTTGACGGTAAGTTCACATTATTCACACGATATACCAGTTATTGTTGGATTAAGTTCTGATGCAAAAATTAAAGCAGAGTTGGCAAAAGAAAAAATAGATGTATATAGAGCAAAAGCTAAAGTTTCGATCACGCCACCATTAGATTATACCTCAATATTAAAGAAAAATATCGCTAGAAGAGTAAATGCTTTAAGTAAAAACCCACAAAATGAGGGCGTGCTATTAGTCGCTTATGGTGATGAGCAATATAATCAACAATGGGAAGAAATGGTTGATGCAATAGGTAAATACTTAAAAGTAAAGACCAAACATGAAGATATTGCTTATTCTTGGTGTGGACATTTGGTACGTTATTCAACAGCGCCTACTAAAGATGGTATTACACAGTTATTGGAGTATAATGATAATGTAATTGTAATCCCTGTGTTAATTGCTAATGATCCTTATTTCCAAAATGACATTATTCAAAAAGCTGTGGATGAAGTAAAAACAGGAGAGAATGTTTTGTATGTACAAGATGCGATATTACCAGATGCAAATGTTGATAATTGGGTAAAAGAAATAGCGATTGAAACCGTAGAGAGCTTATAA
- a CDS encoding N-acetylmuramoyl-L-alanine amidase, whose protein sequence is MKFFLFIIISIFTFSAIAQDSGRMIVVIDAGHGGKDPGNLNKTKGMKVEKEINLLIAKKLGHYIDQFLGHKIEVVYTRTTDVFIPLEERAAMANRLKAAYFISVHCNSSVKPDVYGTETHIHNIKSKTSRELGLEIEKQFSTRAGRNSRGLKLKTDRTYNLLVLKDSKMPAILVETGFMTNKAEEAYLNSDRGQDLIASAIFRGFRDYVGKKHNISMRKPGESTPAKKEGPVWKIQIMASTGPVSLENPDFKAIGKTIEEVKITNSTSPFNYKYYVGSFSDKREAKKLLKEIRESAFKDAYLVKFE, encoded by the coding sequence ATGAAATTTTTTCTTTTTATTATCATTTCAATTTTTACATTTTCAGCTATAGCTCAAGATTCGGGACGAATGATTGTTGTAATTGATGCTGGACATGGAGGAAAGGACCCTGGAAACTTAAACAAAACTAAAGGGATGAAAGTTGAAAAAGAAATCAATCTACTCATTGCTAAAAAACTAGGTCATTACATTGATCAATTTTTGGGACATAAAATTGAGGTGGTCTATACAAGAACAACTGATGTTTTTATTCCTTTAGAAGAACGAGCTGCTATGGCTAACCGATTAAAAGCAGCTTACTTTATTTCTGTACATTGTAATTCATCTGTAAAACCTGATGTATATGGTACAGAAACACATATCCACAATATTAAAAGTAAAACAAGTCGAGAACTAGGACTTGAAATAGAAAAACAATTCAGCACCCGTGCAGGAAGAAATAGTCGTGGACTCAAATTAAAGACAGATCGTACTTATAATTTATTGGTACTTAAAGACAGTAAAATGCCTGCGATCCTGGTCGAGACTGGTTTTATGACCAACAAAGCTGAAGAAGCTTACCTTAATTCTGATCGTGGCCAAGATTTAATTGCTTCTGCTATTTTTAGAGGTTTTCGAGATTATGTTGGTAAAAAACACAACATTTCGATGCGTAAACCTGGAGAATCAACACCAGCCAAAAAAGAGGGACCTGTATGGAAAATTCAGATTATGGCTTCTACTGGACCTGTTTCTTTAGAAAACCCTGATTTTAAGGCTATAGGAAAAACTATTGAAGAAGTTAAAATCACCAATTCAACATCTCCTTTTAATTATAAATATTATGTAGGATCTTTTAGTGATAAACGAGAAGCGAAGAAGTTATTAAAAGAAATTCGAGAATCTGCTTTCAAAGATGCTTACTTAGTTAAGTTTGAATAA
- a CDS encoding zinc dependent phospholipase C family protein: protein MKLLKGLAVLSVIALLLISFKPVPLPTKHVCTSTWGFYGHKRINRMATFSLPPELFSFYKKNIEYVTEHAVDPDKRRYAAKGEAERHYIDIDHYVKPGEDPFLVMPRKWEDAVEKFGEDTLKAYGIVPWHLEVMVKRLTKAFKTKNLHRILQYSAELGHYVGDAHVPLHTTENYNGQLTGQKGIHGFWESRIPEISANDYDYLIGRCAYIADPLDKAWEIVKESSQAVDSVLTFEKELTARWPADQKYSYEHRGQVMMKVYSKEFSMEYQRMLGDMQERRMRGSIYVTASFWYTAWVNAGQPDLSDLNGDISEDMKKEMEKNDKYFKQGKAVGRDFEN from the coding sequence ATGAAACTGCTTAAAGGCCTTGCTGTTTTAAGTGTGATAGCTTTATTGCTAATCAGCTTTAAACCTGTCCCCCTACCTACCAAACATGTATGCACAAGTACTTGGGGATTTTATGGTCATAAACGTATCAACCGTATGGCTACTTTTAGTTTGCCTCCCGAGTTATTTAGTTTCTACAAAAAAAACATTGAATACGTAACAGAGCATGCCGTTGATCCTGACAAAAGAAGATATGCTGCAAAAGGAGAAGCGGAACGGCATTATATTGATATTGATCATTATGTTAAACCTGGAGAAGACCCTTTTTTAGTAATGCCTAGAAAATGGGAAGATGCTGTTGAAAAATTTGGAGAAGACACCTTAAAAGCCTACGGAATAGTTCCTTGGCATTTAGAAGTTATGGTCAAACGGTTGACCAAAGCTTTTAAAACTAAAAACTTACATCGAATTTTACAATATTCTGCCGAACTCGGGCATTATGTTGGTGACGCTCATGTTCCTTTACATACTACTGAAAATTACAATGGTCAACTAACTGGTCAGAAGGGTATTCATGGTTTTTGGGAATCTAGAATCCCTGAAATCTCTGCCAATGATTATGATTACCTAATCGGTCGTTGCGCCTATATCGCTGACCCACTCGATAAAGCCTGGGAAATTGTAAAAGAAAGTAGTCAAGCTGTAGATTCAGTACTTACTTTTGAAAAAGAATTGACAGCTAGATGGCCTGCAGACCAAAAATATAGTTATGAACATCGTGGACAAGTGATGATGAAAGTATACAGCAAAGAATTTTCAATGGAATACCAACGAATGTTAGGAGACATGCAAGAGCGAAGAATGAGGGGTTCTATCTATGTCACTGCTTCATTTTGGTATACAGCTTGGGTAAATGCTGGTCAACCAGACTTAAGTGACCTCAACGGTGACATTTCTGAAGATATGAAAAAAGAAATGGAGAAAAACGATAAGTATTTTAAGCAAGGAAAAGCCGTTGGTAGAGATTTTGAAAATTAG
- a CDS encoding RidA family protein: MILKEKLEEYGYKLPNTSTPGGSYKSINIRGDIAYIAVQFPIWNNVFKYQGRLGDEVSTEEGYKAMEMCALNVLAQIEEKIGVHNIIGLNHIDAYFQSSENWDDSPSVVDGASDLFTKILGPKGEHSRAIFGVHKLPRNFSVGLTATVTIGQK; this comes from the coding sequence ATGATATTAAAAGAAAAACTAGAAGAATATGGATATAAACTTCCCAATACCTCGACTCCGGGCGGAAGTTATAAATCAATAAACATTAGAGGGGACATCGCTTATATAGCTGTTCAATTTCCTATATGGAATAACGTTTTTAAATACCAAGGAAGATTAGGTGATGAAGTATCGACTGAAGAAGGGTATAAAGCTATGGAAATGTGTGCTTTAAATGTTTTAGCCCAAATAGAAGAAAAAATTGGGGTTCACAACATAATAGGCTTGAATCATATTGATGCTTACTTTCAATCCAGTGAAAACTGGGATGATTCTCCATCAGTTGTTGATGGAGCTTCTGATCTTTTTACTAAAATACTTGGGCCAAAAGGAGAACATTCAAGAGCTATATTTGGAGTGCATAAACTGCCTCGTAACTTTAGTGTAGGACTAACTGCCACTGTTACAATTGGTCAAAAGTAA
- a CDS encoding LETM1 domain-containing protein encodes MKDKADLSKEELHLLEKRGAKEFARKLGENSKKASKAMRLFLHNMGTEAKETKEASKILVKFLREGKVEQEEEEELKQQVYDLLKMVGIGVPFFLIPGSSLLIPFLMKIAEKRGVNLFPSAFSKDEEE; translated from the coding sequence ATGAAAGACAAAGCTGATTTATCAAAAGAGGAGCTACACCTTCTGGAGAAGAGGGGAGCTAAGGAATTTGCCCGTAAACTTGGCGAAAACAGTAAAAAAGCGTCTAAGGCCATGCGCTTGTTCTTACATAATATGGGAACAGAAGCGAAAGAAACAAAAGAAGCTTCTAAAATTCTAGTAAAATTTTTAAGAGAAGGAAAAGTTGAGCAAGAAGAAGAAGAGGAACTTAAACAACAGGTCTATGATTTATTGAAAATGGTGGGGATAGGCGTACCCTTTTTTTTAATACCTGGTTCATCGTTATTGATTCCTTTTTTAATGAAAATAGCTGAAAAAAGAGGAGTGAATTTGTTTCCATCAGCCTTTTCTAAGGATGAGGAAGAGTAG
- a CDS encoding C40 family peptidase, with amino-acid sequence MKHTFTYALVILLSLICSNIIWGQDRTIDKIEMLYDQGNYSKVYRKTNKLQKDAKYQNSAPIKLFEALASYQLAQTKSKYSEKQAIEAYRIFAAWDTIGEYRLTYNIYIYDLQIGWVNKIRKLEKQGKSAEAKAAFQAYTELFQHQVSYDELTATQPNVSTPTPTNQPDETEQITTDNAANSIKKQQKAILKEANKHLGTPYKYGGITPKGFDCSGFTQYVMAKNGIQIPRTSKAQAVSHKKVKQKDARIGDLVFFGSSKSNISHVGIVSKVEGSQLYMIHASTSKGIMITEITTNVYWSKKVQFITRVIQ; translated from the coding sequence ATGAAACATACATTTACATACGCTTTAGTAATACTACTTAGTCTTATTTGCTCCAATATTATTTGGGGGCAAGATCGAACTATTGATAAGATAGAAATGCTTTATGATCAGGGGAATTACAGTAAAGTGTATCGTAAAACCAACAAGCTTCAGAAAGATGCTAAGTATCAAAATAGTGCACCAATCAAACTGTTCGAAGCGCTTGCTTCCTATCAACTTGCACAAACCAAAAGCAAATATTCAGAAAAACAAGCTATAGAAGCTTATCGCATTTTTGCTGCTTGGGACACCATTGGCGAGTATCGCTTAACTTATAACATCTATATCTATGATCTACAAATTGGTTGGGTCAATAAAATTAGGAAATTAGAAAAACAGGGGAAATCAGCGGAAGCAAAAGCAGCGTTCCAAGCTTATACTGAATTATTTCAACATCAGGTCAGTTATGATGAACTAACCGCTACTCAACCTAATGTGTCCACTCCTACTCCAACCAACCAACCTGATGAAACAGAACAGATAACAACCGATAACGCAGCAAACAGCATAAAAAAACAACAAAAAGCGATATTAAAAGAAGCGAACAAACATCTAGGAACTCCCTACAAATATGGAGGAATTACACCTAAAGGGTTTGATTGCTCTGGCTTCACACAATATGTCATGGCTAAAAATGGAATTCAAATTCCAAGAACATCAAAAGCGCAAGCGGTAAGTCATAAAAAAGTAAAACAAAAAGATGCTCGCATCGGAGATTTAGTTTTCTTTGGCTCAAGTAAATCCAACATTAGTCACGTTGGAATTGTCAGCAAAGTTGAGGGAAGCCAACTCTACATGATTCATGCATCAACCAGCAAAGGGATCATGATTACGGAGATAACCACCAATGTGTATTGGAGTAAAAAAGTTCAATTTATAACCCGCGTTATTCAATAA
- a CDS encoding FMN-binding protein — MFTIKQGKKVLATIIVGAFFLFFWLNGPLHFKEVLAHLEVEETPYSKSKLVGEKKESEHFKEVGEVEVEGHGWSLVNDEVKEKKAFKMLSSKVEDHRIAQQELASITKHVKQLFSNSIETEGHLAEFGPFLSVKSEGENFLYLETQHNLNHIKGYGGPIQLGVLIDGNGNIKQVQHVSSKETVSYLEKVQRRGYYEQFTEIPLEKEHQIDAVSGATLTTEAIAVTTTSLIDLYHPEIEEHYEDLNSSSFYVVAENTLWWILHITVIALLFIYGFQKKYKKSKRDIQILSWVSVVYIGFFMNNSFTYISFLHPFLGTSVSSLIALYSLFSLLGAIWGKNLYCKFVCPYGHLQRIALNLSKNKLSKKFFISNKWIKRIRDGIAILLITGVLLGMRSWGNFEVFPDIFGLEFISFWFGISLLLVLVNLRYPFIWCRIACPTGAVLDKISEVVK; from the coding sequence ATGTTTACAATTAAACAAGGAAAGAAAGTCTTGGCTACGATTATAGTTGGGGCTTTTTTTCTATTCTTTTGGTTGAATGGTCCTTTACATTTTAAGGAGGTGCTTGCACATCTCGAAGTCGAAGAAACACCTTATTCCAAGTCTAAGTTAGTTGGCGAAAAAAAAGAATCAGAACATTTTAAGGAAGTAGGAGAGGTTGAGGTTGAAGGACATGGTTGGTCGCTGGTAAATGATGAAGTTAAAGAAAAAAAAGCATTTAAAATGCTTTCTTCAAAAGTAGAAGATCATCGAATAGCGCAACAAGAATTAGCAAGCATAACGAAACATGTAAAACAGCTCTTTTCTAATTCTATTGAAACTGAGGGGCATTTGGCAGAGTTTGGTCCATTTTTATCTGTAAAGTCTGAAGGTGAAAACTTTTTATACCTAGAAACTCAGCATAATTTAAATCATATAAAGGGGTATGGAGGACCAATTCAATTAGGAGTTTTAATTGATGGGAATGGGAATATCAAGCAGGTGCAGCATGTTTCATCTAAAGAAACTGTGAGCTATTTAGAAAAAGTTCAGCGAAGAGGATATTATGAGCAATTTACTGAAATTCCGTTAGAAAAAGAACATCAGATAGATGCCGTATCGGGAGCAACTTTAACTACTGAAGCAATAGCAGTGACCACTACATCGCTAATTGATCTTTATCATCCTGAAATAGAAGAGCATTATGAAGATTTAAACAGTTCTTCATTTTATGTCGTGGCCGAAAATACATTGTGGTGGATTTTACATATCACTGTAATAGCACTATTATTCATTTATGGCTTTCAAAAGAAATATAAAAAATCAAAAAGAGATATTCAGATTTTAAGTTGGGTATCGGTAGTGTACATTGGTTTTTTTATGAATAATTCCTTTACCTATATCTCATTTCTTCATCCATTTTTGGGGACTTCTGTATCATCTTTAATAGCTCTATATAGCTTGTTTTCTCTTTTAGGAGCAATTTGGGGTAAGAATTTATATTGCAAATTTGTTTGTCCATACGGACATCTACAAAGAATAGCTCTTAATTTGTCAAAAAATAAGTTGAGCAAGAAGTTTTTTATCTCCAACAAATGGATAAAAAGAATAAGGGATGGCATTGCAATACTATTAATCACAGGGGTGCTTTTAGGAATGCGATCTTGGGGTAACTTTGAAGTGTTTCCTGATATTTTTGGGCTAGAGTTTATTTCTTTTTGGTTTGGAATTTCTCTTTTGTTAGTGTTAGTGAATCTTCGATATCCATTTATTTGGTGTAGAATAGCTTGCCCAACGGGAGCCGTTCTAGATAAAATTAGCGAAGTTGTCAAATAA
- a CDS encoding Crp/Fnr family transcriptional regulator, which yields MKNEFEQLFKALQITEEELKSSILKESVVETIPKNSLIVEQEKYIKWLAIVIAGKVRVWQANEDRQILLYYVTPIQTCVLSLSATFRDCKSIINARTTEETTIIKIPVRYIKPWSYQYKSWNKFTTDSFIFSYDDLLHSFKSLAFSKIDKRLLNYLQSISKQTNSSFINLSHSQLAKELGTTREVISKILKQFELSGLVHLKFKQIELR from the coding sequence ATGAAGAATGAATTTGAGCAATTATTTAAAGCCTTACAAATAACAGAAGAAGAGTTAAAATCCAGTATACTTAAAGAAAGTGTTGTTGAAACTATTCCCAAAAACAGCTTAATTGTTGAACAGGAAAAATACATTAAATGGTTAGCCATTGTGATCGCTGGAAAAGTTAGAGTTTGGCAAGCTAATGAGGACCGACAAATTTTACTTTATTATGTTACCCCTATACAAACCTGCGTGCTCTCTCTTTCGGCTACCTTTAGAGATTGTAAAAGCATTATTAATGCCAGAACCACTGAAGAGACAACCATTATAAAAATCCCTGTTAGGTATATAAAGCCATGGAGTTACCAGTATAAATCTTGGAATAAATTTACCACTGACTCTTTTATTTTTAGTTATGATGATTTACTACATTCTTTTAAAAGTTTGGCTTTTAGTAAAATTGACAAACGGTTATTAAATTACCTCCAGTCCATTTCAAAACAGACCAATTCTTCTTTTATTAATTTATCTCATAGTCAACTTGCAAAAGAGCTCGGAACAACTAGAGAAGTCATATCGAAAATCTTAAAACAATTCGAACTCTCTGGTTTAGTCCATCTAAAGTTCAAGCAAATAGAATTACGCTAA
- a CDS encoding alpha/beta fold hydrolase encodes MKSKEIYLLIHAAWLGSWQWQNVTTILEKNGHTVITPDLPGHGADKTPSEKITMESYVDSITSILDQQNQPVILVGHSFNGITVSRVSELRPQKIKKLVYLAGFLLPKGGSFIKAVELIKASKAVQNFYLSDDQLYALVKEDEIQNAFAHDIPKEIFDMAKPFIVPEPISPLMYPLEISAEKFETISKYYIECTEDQALPIEAQKAMYRERVNKKNIYTLNSSHTPNFSQPEELASILSIISEV; translated from the coding sequence ATGAAAAGTAAAGAAATCTACTTGCTAATACACGCTGCTTGGCTAGGTAGTTGGCAATGGCAAAATGTAACCACAATTCTAGAAAAAAATGGACACACAGTCATTACTCCAGATTTACCAGGACATGGAGCTGATAAAACACCATCAGAAAAAATCACAATGGAGAGCTATGTTGACTCCATAACTTCCATACTAGACCAACAAAATCAACCTGTAATTTTGGTAGGGCATAGTTTCAATGGAATCACAGTAAGTCGCGTTTCTGAACTAAGACCTCAAAAAATCAAAAAGTTAGTCTACCTAGCTGGTTTTTTACTTCCTAAGGGAGGCAGCTTTATTAAAGCTGTCGAGCTCATCAAAGCATCTAAAGCCGTACAAAACTTTTATTTATCCGACGACCAATTGTATGCATTGGTAAAAGAAGATGAAATTCAAAATGCTTTTGCACATGATATTCCTAAAGAAATATTTGATATGGCTAAACCATTCATTGTTCCTGAACCCATTTCACCATTGATGTATCCATTAGAAATATCAGCGGAAAAATTTGAAACCATCTCCAAATACTACATAGAATGTACAGAAGATCAAGCACTTCCTATTGAGGCCCAGAAAGCAATGTATAGAGAGCGGGTAAATAAAAAGAACATTTATACTCTGAACAGTAGTCATACCCCCAATTTTTCTCAACCAGAAGAGCTTGCTTCAATCTTAAGCATAATTTCGGAAGTATAA
- the hutH gene encoding histidine ammonia-lyase, whose protein sequence is MPNILPDNSVEITIENLTIEKINEILAVNATLKLSEVAKHRIQKCRHYLDQKMTEKDKVFYGINTGFGSLCNTVVSNEELSTLQENLVKSHACGMGKESSSEIVKLMLLLKIQGLSYGHSGVAVSTVQRLIDFYNNDVLPVVYEQGSLGASGDLSPLAHMSLALLGLGEVNHKGKRRLAKDVLKDYKWEPITLQSKEGLALLNGTQFMSAHGVLALIKAKQILKMSNMVASVSIDAYDGRIQPFLDNVHIVRNHKGQLYTARAIRENLEGSELITQHKVNVQDPYSFRCIPQVHGATKDAVDYVTTVIETEINSVTDNPTIFPDEDLVVSAGNFHGQPLALVLDHLTIAIAELASIAERRVVKLISGTRDLPPFLVANPGLNSGFMIPQYTAASIVSKNKQLCTPCSIDTIDSSNGQEDHVSMGANAATKLLEVVNNVESVIAIELFTAAQALEFRRPKKSSIIIEQMLKKYRKEVPFITDDIVMQTEMHKSAEFIRLYERSL, encoded by the coding sequence ATGCCAAATATATTACCAGACAATTCAGTTGAGATAACTATTGAAAACCTGACCATTGAAAAGATCAATGAAATCTTAGCGGTAAATGCAACACTAAAACTAAGTGAAGTAGCCAAACATAGAATCCAAAAATGTCGTCATTACTTGGATCAAAAAATGACGGAAAAAGATAAAGTATTTTATGGAATCAATACAGGGTTTGGTTCGTTGTGCAATACCGTAGTTTCTAATGAAGAACTTTCGACATTACAGGAGAACTTAGTGAAATCTCATGCTTGTGGTATGGGAAAAGAATCTTCATCAGAAATTGTAAAATTGATGCTGTTGTTAAAAATACAGGGATTGTCATACGGTCATTCAGGTGTAGCCGTGTCAACCGTACAACGTTTAATTGATTTTTATAATAATGACGTATTACCTGTAGTGTATGAACAAGGTTCATTAGGAGCATCTGGAGATTTATCTCCTTTGGCGCATATGTCATTGGCTTTATTAGGCTTAGGTGAAGTCAATCATAAAGGAAAAAGAAGATTGGCAAAGGATGTTTTAAAAGATTATAAATGGGAGCCGATTACCTTACAGTCAAAAGAAGGTTTAGCATTGTTGAATGGAACCCAATTCATGAGTGCTCATGGCGTTTTAGCATTAATAAAAGCGAAACAAATTCTAAAAATGAGCAATATGGTGGCTTCTGTTTCTATTGATGCTTATGACGGAAGAATTCAGCCGTTTTTAGATAATGTGCATATTGTCAGAAATCATAAAGGACAACTCTATACTGCTAGAGCTATTAGAGAAAATTTAGAGGGGAGTGAACTCATTACTCAACATAAAGTAAATGTTCAGGATCCTTATTCTTTTAGGTGTATTCCTCAGGTTCATGGGGCTACTAAAGATGCTGTGGATTATGTAACAACTGTTATAGAAACCGAAATTAATTCTGTTACCGATAATCCAACAATTTTCCCTGATGAAGATTTAGTGGTTTCTGCTGGAAATTTTCATGGACAGCCTTTGGCTTTGGTTTTGGATCATTTGACCATTGCCATAGCTGAGTTAGCAAGTATAGCAGAACGTAGAGTTGTAAAACTAATTTCAGGGACAAGAGATTTACCTCCATTTTTGGTTGCAAACCCTGGATTGAATAGTGGGTTTATGATTCCACAATATACAGCAGCATCTATAGTTAGTAAAAATAAACAATTGTGTACACCATGTAGTATTGATACCATAGATTCTTCTAATGGCCAAGAAGACCATGTAAGTATGGGGGCTAATGCTGCAACTAAACTATTAGAGGTAGTCAATAATGTAGAATCAGTAATTGCTATTGAATTATTTACAGCAGCTCAAGCTTTAGAGTTTAGGAGGCCTAAGAAGTCTTCAATTATTATTGAACAAATGTTAAAGAAATATCGAAAAGAAGTTCCTTTTATTACCGACGATATCGTGATGCAAACTGAAATGCACAAGTCAGCTGAATTTATCAGATTATATGAACGGTCATTATAG